In Trichomycterus rosablanca isolate fTriRos1 chromosome 5, fTriRos1.hap1, whole genome shotgun sequence, the sequence attaaatgtttcaggttttattttgtctcattcttcctgcaacagtacggggtcgttgttgtcgcatttttcctttcaaaattcttcacacattctattggggacaggtcaggaccgcagacaggcaggccagtagttgagtggtacagagtggtactGCTGAGATTCAGGTTCGAGTCACAGTGGTGCTAGCAGCTGGccaggcatccacacagacatgtctGAGGGAGAAGGGAGGTGTCCAATGCCCTGTCCAGGGAATtcatgccttgcgcccagtgttttccagtggaaccagacctgccatGACCCTGGCCAGGAAAAATCAGTCGATGAACATGAAAAAGGTCCACACTCAAGAAAAATATAGCTTATTTAGTACTGCTGCCTTCACGTTGATTTTTTTTCAGAGGCTAAAGGTTGGGGACATTTTTTAGCTTTGCTCTGACACAATCTGGGCACTAAAGAAAGTTTCCATTGGAAGGAAGGAGTGACTAGAGCAGAGGGACTGAACTGCCGGCCAAGCACTGTTTCTTTACACTTGAAGCACAGTGGGGAGGGGAAACTCTCTTTTATTAAGCTATTCAGCAACGAACCACAAAGACGTGAGATAGGATGTCTTGAATTTCCTGCATTTCCATCCATCTCAGAATGGACGCTACCTGCCACCAGCATAATAGTGTAATCTTTTTGATTTTTATCACTCTGAACTCTGTAATTCATCAAGTCAGTGAGAATGCTCAGTGAGTGCCAGCCTCAGATGACTAAGTCTAATTTTCACTGTTTTGCGGAACACCTAGTGATGGTTGAAAGCTtgtacagaaaataaaaattgtcgCTTATTTAGGACGTGGTTCAGTATATATTGGCTGTCTGATTGCTCTTATTTTGGCTATAACCACCCCCaagaattatttttctttttttcatgtgaCTGCTGTACTTTTGTCTTCAGTAACACTATGCAGCAGTGTTGTCTTGTATGCTTTCTATCTTACCTGAACTCATATACATTCCTTAATTAACAAGCTCATAATTTGTCTTAAGAAAACATTACATCTGTATACTACAGAACTAAcagtaaatgtatttctttCCAAAATTTCAACTACACAAATAGCTTTTTGTATTACAGGCATTATTGGCTGTCTAGAGGGTGTCTAAAGTGATGGATTGTTGCCCTGTCCAAGGTATttttgccttgcgcccagtgttttctggcAAAACTGGACCTGTTGCGACCCAGACCTGGTGCAGTTAATGAAATTATTAAGTGTATACTGCTACACACCAGAGTTGAGGTTGCGAATACATCGtacagaatctcagctctgccttccgactgggctgggcggctgcatgaacaacgattggctgttgttcataggggtaaaaaaaagttggatcatgggtcctcataactggtgcaactgcggcccctgctggctgactgatggcgcctgcacagggctgaggaataatgctgatgggggtgtggccctccgtacacagtgcctatcagtgtatgaactcgacttgtgcaggtgaaaaatgcagtctgtactgactgtacttcTTACATCATAACAAAAGTTACATTTAGATTACAGATAAAGGTGAAATTTGATTTTTCTCATATTATAAAGAGCTTTTTGTTTATTCTGATCTGGGCCAGATATGCGGTAACGAATATCCAATATAAATCTGATCTGTGGTAATGTCTCCCCGGTCTGAATCACAGTTTAAATTcagtggatttagaaagtaATTTagtattccgctagcacatcagcgcaGAGATTATGAACtgctcggttcgaaactcagcgttgccactggtcgactgggcgccatctagcggacataattgtcactgcctgcagggagggatgggatccaaggtggaccaactaggtaggagtgtctgatagagtggacagtgagtggacacggtatttaaaaactccagcagtgctgctgagtctgatccactcataccagcacaacacacactaacacaccaccaccatgtcagtgtcactgcagttctgagaatgatccaccacctaaataatacctgctctgtggtggtcctgtgggggtcctgaccattgaagaacagggtgaaagggggtaaaaaagcatgtagagaaacagatggactacagtcagtaattgtagaactacaaagtgcttctatatggtaagtggagctgataaaatggacagttagtgtagaaacacggaggtggttttaatgttatggctgattggtgtatatacaccatttaatgtatttttgttttttcagatttataaataataataagaggttGATtgtggatatactgtatattaattgtCAAAAACTTGCAAATCCCTGCTCCTAACTGACATACTATTAAAGCACCTACCCTTAGAAGCATATACCCTTATATATTGAAGCATATACCCttagatttacatttaagacatttatccaaagtgtcttacaattataactgaatacatttacattttcggcatttagcagacacttttgtccaaagcaacttacatttgaaagtataaataattagagatcgctacaagagcaattacatttccattactcttcaggtgttattgtccccaattaCCACTAGATGGGAGCAGCGTCTAGTtgcaaaaaaagctcaggattcacactgatttcccattctatagttattctattttaaatccccccaccCCCGCCAGTCTGTGagattatatcttatataaaactTGTCAGTGGCGCAAAAAAGGTTGGGTACAattcagtgttaagggccttgctcaagggcccaacagtggcaacctggcagcggtggggtttaaaccagcaacactCTGCTTACTAGTCTGGTATCtttaccgctaggctacaactgagcAACTTAAGctattaaggaccttgctcaggggctcaacagtggcaacttggtattATTGGTGCTTCAGCGGGCAACCTTCCATTTACtggtcaagtaccttaaccactgagctgccactGCCCTTAGCCTATTAGTTTTTTTAACTTATGCATAATAAAATATGCAGAAAAAATTGCTtatatgtttttacacatttgaagaaattcattttgaaatacatttgtaaatcaCGCTGGATAAAACTGGGAAAAAATAGCATGAATATAAGTATATTGTATGACATGATACTGATACTGACAATACGATACTGTATGTAATAAGCAGCAGTGTAAAGATTCTGTGTAAGACCTAAAGTGTAAGTAAAAATTACTGAATGTGTTTCATTCTGTTTTATGCAATAAAATGTCCTGTTTTGATATTTAATTCCTTTGCAATGCAGGATGGCAGTAAGGAGCACTAATGCCAAATGCTTTCAGGCTTAAGGCAGCACCCCATTAGTGTGTGACAGCAGCTGATAAAAGGCCACTGGGAGAAAGCCTGACTCTATTCACATACAAGCGTGGCATTAGCATTTTTCAAACAATATGGCTGAACGTCCTGACCACCTGTAACTGCACTGAATCTCAATGCTGTAGTAGAGTACTCCTCACTCCCCATGGTTTACCTTCTAGTAAACTGTAGGTTATCTAAAAAGTGGAGAAAAAGAAATGTTTGAATGGACATAAACTCTCATATTATCAGTTTATGAGGGTTTTACTTCTGACAAACATAAGTGAACTCCATGACCTGAGTCATAAATGTCACATGACTCACCAAGTTAGAAATGGTTGCTTGGTATTTTGGGTGATAGCACCATGAGATGACAAAGCTAATCTGATTTTTTGATGccttatataaaaaacaaataaatactaaataaaactattaaagTACATTGTATAGCCAAAATTGTATATTACTCCACATTACTCACTATTAGGTATGTCAGTTTGGTAGACACTGTACGCCAAACAAATAAGATGAGGTCAaagtaaacattaaaatgaagtaaataatCATAGAGAAACCCAGACTTTATAAAGGACACAGTATCATGTTATAGACATTAAAACACTACACATTGACCagggaataacattatgaccactgacaggtgaagtgaataacactgattatctcttcatcacagcacctgttagtgggtgggatatattaggcagcaagtgaacattttatcctcaaagttgatgtgttagaagcaggaaaaatggcctccaaattccccagatctcaatccaaccgagcatctgtgggatgtgctggacaaacaagttcaaTTCatagaggccccacctcacaacttacaggagttaaaggatctgctgctaacatcttggtgccagataccacagcacacctttaggggtctagtggagtccgtgtctcgatgggtcagggctgttttggcagcaaaagggggaccaaaacaatattaggaaggtggtcataatgttatgcctgatctgtgtacatCATAGCTTGGTTCAATTGATCATTAAATATAGAGAAAATTATGAAACTACAGCTACACCATTGGCTGATCCCTTAAAATGAACGCTGCTTTATAAAATGTAACCAATATGAccaagtcaaaagaaaagaaaaaaacaccctTTGTTAATAATATagtcaataaaatgtaataattaaatgtaGCATTTACTCTAAGTGATATATGTGGTGTAAATCTAACAAACTGAATCAGCCAGGTAAGACAATTCCCACTGTaacatatggtggtggtagcttcAAGACTAAACCAGGGAAAGAAGTTTGTTTGACATGcaaaacaatgacccaaagcaacACTAGTTTAGAATTTGGAAAATTGATATCCCTTAGAGGGGtggcaagatggtcctgggttcgatccccaggcggggcggaccgggtcctttctgtgcaggagctccggtttcctcccacagcccaaaaacatgcagtcaggttaattggagacactgaattgccctataggtgaatgggtgtgtgtatgtggttgtatgtgtgtctgccctgtgatggactggtgccccgtccagggtgttactgtgtgccctgcgcccattgagaagctgggataggctccagcacccccagtgaccctaattggataagcggttaagaaagtgagtgagtgatgtccCTTGGAGGCCCGGCCAAAGTCTTGATGTTAACTCTATAAAAGATCATTGCTCAGACGTCAAAATAACTGCACACTTGCACCACTTACATGTACAGAGAAATAAGACAAAATTGATTAATGACGTCCAAAATTACCTAAATAACTTTAACAAAACGACTACTGGCtggcatattttttttaaatagatgcagactttatttttttggtatttGGTCTATGAAAATAGACTATGTCTATTTAAGAAATTATAATCATTATGTTGTTAAAATGAttgggggcaaatactttttaaaggcactgtatttaataaaacagacattaaatgttacctgaaaaaaaaatcttgtcaGAAATGATACTAATTGTAAATGAACATATTTTGACTGCTTGGGTTAGCTGGACATACCTGACCAGTTCCTCCCTGATGTTTTATATGTGTGTAAGTAACAtgatgagcacacacacacgtacacacaggtCAGACCGTGTGACTAGGGGAGGTGAGCTGTGGGGGAGTGCCAGACCATTTTTGAGTGCCGCCCACTGAGAAGTCGTTGGCTGTGGTTAGTGGAGGCAGGGCTACAGAGTGCAGAGCCTGTGGGAGGTGGAGTGGACTTGCAACTTGCTTGGGGGCTGTCGGCTGGTAAATCCAGCCATCCACTCTCATTCTTTAAGTGCACCTCAGACAGCCTAGAAAAGAGCAGAGCAGTAAAAGCTGCTACTCATCCTCTTTAATCAACAACCTGAATCAGTGAAATCACCAGACTGCTCAGCTCTACTGGAAGATCTGCATGACAAGACTAAACCAGAAGGAGATTCTACAACTCTGAAAAAAATATTGCATTATTTTTTCTCTTAGTTCTTATTACAAACCAGAAAGAAAAAGGATTACTCTTGGATACTTTCCCCCCACACTTAATAGCTCCTTAACCTAAAAAAACATGGCTGGACAGAacaggcaggtgtgtgtggCCAGGGCTCTGACGTTGTTACTGGGACTGTTATTCATCAGTTTAGCCACCTTGGCAGAGGAGTACGACTATTACAGCTGGCAGTCAGACAACTTCCACAACGGCCGCTTCTATGCCAAGCAGCCCCAGTGTGTGGACATCCCAGCCGAGCTGCGCCTCTGCTACACCGTGGGCTACAAGAAGATGAGGCTGCCCAACCTGTTGGACCATGAGACCATGCCTGAAGTGATGCAGCAGGCTGGCAGCTGGGTGCCCCTCCTGGCCAAACGCTGCCATGCTGATACGCAGGTGTTTCTCTGCTCACTCTTTGCTCCCGTCTGCCTGGACCGGCCCATTTACCCCTGCCGCTCTCTGTGTGAGGCCGTCAGAAACAGCTGTGCTCCCGTCATGGAGACGTATGGCTTTCCATGGCCCGAGATGCTCCAGTGTGACAAGTTTCCCATTGATAATGATCTATGCATACCCATGCAGTTCTCTGGGAACCATGCCACCCAGACACCAGGTAagactgtaaaataaataatagaagaaCTACAGTACATGCACTGTACAAGCAATAATGTCACAAGTGAAATGTAACTTTTTTCCAGTCCAGTGACTTACATCACTgactaagtaaataaatatttatgtacCTATTTAGTCACTTATAGAACTAAATATGTTAGtctactttaaccactgagctacaactgtTTATGTATGTGATCAAATTAAACAGTTTAATACTTACACACCTACAACACTAATAACCTAAACAGAATTTAACTgtgttaataattttataaataagtATTTATTGAACTAGCTggctaaatatttatttataatgtgcattattatttaagtatatattcaTTTGATAAATACTCACATGACTAAGTAACCCAAACTAATAATCTTccatgtaaaaaaagaaaataataataataataataataatacaataataacaaaaaacaataataataataataataaattataatgataaataataataataactgatgtcttgtccagggtattcctgccttgtgcctagtgtttcccagtgaaatcagaccctgcagccctgaccaggataaagcagttgataaaaatgaaataaaaattatattaaaacattaggaatttattaaaagaataaacttaaacatttaaatttaatttaaataaatgtaaacattggcTTAAATCTTCTTCAATCATTAAGCTACAACTGTTTGTGTTGTGATCAAATTAAACAGTTACCTACACACTTACAAGACTAAttaactaatattattattattattattattattattattattattattatatactgtgatggactgatgccttgtccagggtattcctgccttgtgcccagtgtttcccagtgaaaccagaCCCTGCAACCAGCTGTAACTCTGACCAGAAtgcagttaataaaaatgatattaaaacatTACTTACCAAttgatatttttttaattaataacccAAACCACTGGCTTAAATAATATAGATGCTAAAAGA encodes:
- the sfrp5 gene encoding secreted frizzled-related protein 5 isoform X3, whose translation is MAGQNRQVCVARALTLLLGLLFISLATLAEEYDYYSWQSDNFHNGRFYAKQPQCVDIPAELRLCYTVGYKKMRLPNLLDHETMPEVMQQAGSWVPLLAKRCHADTQVFLCSLFAPVCLDRPIYPCRSLCEAVRNSCAPVMETYGFPWPEMLQCDKFPIDNDLCIPMQFSGNHATQTPVPHCHPDACPPCDNELKAETIMEHYCASDFALKMKIKEVKKEKGDRKLIAAQKKKKVLKMGILRKKDLKKLTLYIKNGANCPCSQLDNLGSSFLIMGRKVDQQLLLMSIHKWEKKSKELKFALKYMKSHQCPTYQSVFQ
- the sfrp5 gene encoding secreted frizzled-related protein 5 isoform X2; translation: MAGQNRQVCVARALTLLLGLLFISLATLAEEYDYYSWQSDNFHNGRFYAKQPQCVDIPAELRLCYTVGYKKMRLPNLLDHETMPEVMQQAGSWVPLLAKRCHADTQVFLCSLFAPVCLDRPIYPCRSLCEAVRNSCAPVMETYGFPWPEMLQCDKFPIDNDLCIPMQFSGNHATQTPGKTACPPCDNELKAETIMEHYCASDFALKMKIKEVKKEKGDRKLIAAQKKKKVLKMGILRKKDLKKLTLYIKNGANCPCSQLDNLGSSFLIMGRKVDQQLLLMSIHKWEKKSKELKFALKYMKSHQCPTYQSVFQ
- the sfrp5 gene encoding secreted frizzled-related protein 5 isoform X1, which codes for MAGQNRQVCVARALTLLLGLLFISLATLAEEYDYYSWQSDNFHNGRFYAKQPQCVDIPAELRLCYTVGYKKMRLPNLLDHETMPEVMQQAGSWVPLLAKRCHADTQVFLCSLFAPVCLDRPIYPCRSLCEAVRNSCAPVMETYGFPWPEMLQCDKFPIDNDLCIPMQFSGNHATQTPASKACPPCDNELKAETIMEHYCASDFALKMKIKEVKKEKGDRKLIAAQKKKKVLKMGILRKKDLKKLTLYIKNGANCPCSQLDNLGSSFLIMGRKVDQQLLLMSIHKWEKKSKELKFALKYMKSHQCPTYQSVFQ